In Candidatus Cloacimonadota bacterium, the following are encoded in one genomic region:
- a CDS encoding ribonuclease HIII encodes MSQKPDQRLEEYRNKLIQAANEDGLELISEKTIPYGVQLVFSDNNEQLPLNVYYSEKKGISTVIGGNDNKRIKRSLAEIIHKLNDGFSDGNIHSWQSWLGTDEAGKGDFFGALVVAGFYADQDIVDGLRKMGVKDSKLISRNMLEPIALKLYKSFKERICVVVLHPVTYNKLYLEFKGQNKKLNELMAWMHGRVILNLLEKTGENKVVVDKFTTDKKLIKTLKDLNKIELLQVPKAEKDLAVAAASIIARYHYLESLKQIQKKYRIDFKAGSGEQSLETGVLFVQKYSLDKLQEVAKIHFKNYDKIKEKLTHKKT; translated from the coding sequence ATGAGTCAAAAACCAGATCAAAGATTAGAAGAGTATAGAAATAAGCTTATCCAAGCCGCCAATGAAGATGGTTTGGAACTAATTTCCGAGAAAACAATTCCTTATGGTGTGCAGCTTGTGTTTTCAGATAATAATGAACAATTGCCCCTGAATGTTTACTATTCCGAAAAGAAAGGTATTTCTACTGTTATTGGTGGTAATGATAATAAGAGAATAAAGAGATCACTTGCTGAGATCATACACAAGTTAAATGATGGTTTTTCTGACGGGAATATTCATTCATGGCAGAGCTGGCTCGGAACAGATGAAGCAGGGAAGGGTGACTTCTTCGGAGCTTTAGTAGTAGCCGGTTTTTATGCAGATCAAGATATTGTGGACGGATTACGGAAAATGGGAGTTAAAGATAGTAAACTGATCAGTCGCAACATGTTAGAACCTATAGCCCTCAAACTTTACAAGAGCTTCAAAGAGCGGATCTGTGTAGTTGTACTTCATCCTGTGACCTATAATAAGTTATACCTTGAATTTAAAGGTCAGAACAAGAAACTTAATGAGCTAATGGCTTGGATGCATGGCAGAGTTATTCTTAATTTATTAGAGAAAACAGGTGAAAACAAAGTTGTGGTTGATAAATTCACAACGGATAAGAAATTGATCAAGACCTTGAAGGATCTGAATAAAATAGAGCTGCTGCAAGTACCGAAAGCAGAAAAGGATTTAGCTGTTGCTGCCGCTTCCATTATTGCTCGCTATCACTACTTAGAATCCTTAAAGCAAATACAGAAAAAGTACCGTATAGATTTTAAAGCCGGTTCCGGAGAGCAGAGTTTGGAGACAGGAGTTCTTTTTGTTCAGAAGTATTCTCTGGACAAATTGCAGGAAGTTGCCAAGATCCACTTTAAAAACTATGATAAAATAAAAGAAAAGTTAACTCATAAGAAGACTTGA
- a CDS encoding NADH:ubiquinone reductase (Na(+)-transporting) subunit D, which produces MNKKEIFINGALNDNAIWRQILGICSALAVTNLMLNSLVMGLGVIFTLALSSFTISIIRDYTPRRVRMMVQTLIIASYVIMVDIFLKAYYPDMSRALGPYVGLIITNCIIMGRAEAFAQKNNPFNSLIDGVAAGAGYTLVLLLIALVRELMGFGSIFGLQILGDWWVSWSIMVMAPSAFFVLGLLIWFINYRYYKKPA; this is translated from the coding sequence ATGAATAAGAAAGAGATCTTTATCAACGGTGCATTGAATGACAATGCTATCTGGCGACAGATTCTCGGTATCTGTTCTGCACTGGCTGTAACTAATCTCATGCTCAATAGTCTGGTCATGGGGTTGGGTGTTATTTTCACTTTAGCACTCTCCAGCTTCACTATCTCGATAATCAGAGATTATACCCCGCGGCGGGTAAGAATGATGGTGCAAACACTGATCATCGCCTCTTATGTGATCATGGTAGATATTTTCCTGAAAGCGTATTACCCTGACATGAGTCGTGCTCTCGGACCTTATGTCGGCTTGATTATTACCAATTGTATCATAATGGGGCGTGCTGAAGCTTTTGCCCAGAAGAACAATCCCTTTAATTCCCTCATTGACGGAGTAGCTGCCGGTGCCGGATATACTCTGGTCTTGCTTCTTATCGCTTTGGTTAGAGAGCTGATGGGCTTCGGCTCGATCTTTGGTTTACAGATACTGGGTGATTGGTGGGTCTCTTGGTCAATAATGGTGATGGCTCCGAGTGCCTTCTTTGTTCTTGGCTTACTGATCTGGTTTATTAATTACCGTTATTATAAGAAACCTGCCTAA
- a CDS encoding EamA family transporter: MTFLPAWLIYALITMFFYGLWAFFPKLATLYLPTKEILIYQIIGILAVGFIALLSSKQRLQFNSLGLLFAILGGAAGLIGTLFFLKSLAIGKTYVVVTLTALYPIITIILAFIFLRESLTLKNAIGVVFAFIAMYLFAS; encoded by the coding sequence ATGACCTTTTTACCTGCTTGGTTGATCTATGCTTTGATCACAATGTTTTTTTACGGACTTTGGGCTTTCTTTCCCAAATTAGCTACCCTCTACCTGCCGACTAAGGAAATACTCATCTATCAGATCATAGGTATCCTTGCTGTCGGTTTCATAGCTCTTCTCTCTTCCAAACAAAGACTGCAATTCAATAGTCTTGGTCTCCTTTTCGCTATTTTAGGGGGAGCTGCCGGATTGATCGGAACACTCTTCTTTCTTAAATCCTTAGCAATAGGGAAGACCTATGTAGTAGTCACCCTGACTGCTCTCTATCCTATAATAACGATAATTCTCGCCTTTATATTCCTCAGAGAGAGTTTAACACTAAAGAATGCTATCGGTGTAGTTTTTGCTTTTATTGCAATGTATCTTTTCGCTTCCTAA
- a CDS encoding peptidoglycan DD-metalloendopeptidase family protein, with the protein MIKRFIVIIVLMSLIFSLLAQGLDLKIKRLEYIQQQIDQKRNEIERTQEEIDHLSRDKENYEQQYQTTQRKLDNLSAQERELSRELQASRRRMEQSESKLNETRELWEKQIYYFYLTHQKNGHSKDNIVDRQYFPIMINQTKEVIDENSDLLAHIKQNVEQTQRSQKRVQTERNRENQTVSGYRNEISNLNNQIVILEQQEQEINREFQELLQSRQSLENLITHFQSEQLDTQFSYQFTTSKLLWPVKGKVINNFGEIRDEYYNVILLNNGIDIEVDKPLEVKAVDFGVVVFAELFRNYGRLVIIDHHNGYFSLYANNGNLLVAKDDVVSLGQPIAITGRKNNSDSYMLHFELRRERTPVDPLTYLE; encoded by the coding sequence ATGATAAAGAGATTTATAGTCATAATTGTCTTAATGAGTCTGATTTTTTCTTTATTGGCTCAGGGTTTGGATCTCAAAATTAAGCGGTTAGAGTATATACAACAACAGATAGATCAGAAAAGAAATGAGATAGAGAGGACTCAGGAAGAGATAGATCATTTGAGTCGTGACAAAGAGAATTACGAGCAACAATATCAAACAACTCAAAGGAAGTTGGATAATTTATCAGCTCAAGAAAGAGAGCTAAGTAGAGAACTACAAGCTTCTCGAAGAAGAATGGAGCAATCTGAGTCTAAGTTAAACGAAACCCGCGAATTATGGGAGAAACAGATCTACTATTTCTACTTAACTCATCAAAAAAATGGTCATTCTAAGGATAACATTGTTGATAGGCAGTACTTTCCGATAATGATCAACCAAACGAAAGAAGTTATTGATGAAAATAGTGATCTCTTGGCACATATAAAACAAAATGTAGAACAGACTCAAAGATCACAGAAGAGAGTACAGACAGAAAGAAATCGGGAAAATCAGACAGTAAGTGGTTATAGAAATGAGATCAGTAATTTGAATAATCAAATAGTAATTTTGGAACAACAAGAGCAGGAAATAAATAGAGAATTTCAAGAGCTATTACAGAGCCGGCAGAGCTTAGAGAATCTCATAACTCATTTCCAGTCTGAGCAGTTAGATACGCAATTCAGTTATCAATTTACCACCAGCAAACTTCTTTGGCCTGTCAAAGGAAAGGTAATAAACAATTTCGGAGAGATTCGTGACGAATATTACAATGTAATACTGCTTAACAATGGTATAGATATTGAGGTTGATAAACCACTGGAGGTTAAAGCTGTAGATTTTGGAGTAGTAGTCTTTGCTGAATTATTCAGAAATTATGGCAGATTAGTTATTATTGATCACCATAATGGTTACTTTTCTTTATATGCCAATAACGGAAATCTTTTAGTAGCAAAAGATGATGTAGTATCTTTAGGGCAACCAATAGCCATAACAGGAAGGAAGAATAATTCTGACAGCTACATGCTTCATTTCGAATTGAGGAGAGAAAGAACTCCTGTAGATCCTCTAACATATTTAGAGTAA
- a CDS encoding FMN-binding protein → MAEKKEKKSFSETRVYPIIFMIIVALFFGSILAVFYHSTTERIQEQRELRLRSAILALFDLPLDDIQESYERYIIEQETAQLFYYIAQADTLTLGYCFPISGTGLWGGISALLAVNNDFNEIIAFHILDQNETPGLGGRITEESFQNQFADKEFIIENRIIEFRLVSENEPTERREVNQITGATASSQAVVSMIYRNLRQISQLLEISYE, encoded by the coding sequence ATGGCTGAGAAAAAAGAGAAAAAGAGTTTTTCGGAAACACGAGTATACCCGATCATCTTTATGATCATTGTCGCTCTCTTTTTCGGGAGCATATTGGCTGTATTTTATCATAGCACCACAGAACGCATTCAAGAGCAGCGTGAGTTAAGACTGAGATCTGCTATCCTTGCTCTCTTCGATCTCCCACTCGATGATATTCAAGAATCTTATGAAAGATATATAATAGAACAAGAAACCGCTCAGCTTTTCTATTACATAGCTCAAGCAGATACCTTAACTTTGGGATATTGCTTCCCGATATCAGGCACCGGTCTCTGGGGCGGTATATCTGCTCTATTGGCTGTCAATAACGATTTTAATGAGATCATCGCTTTTCATATTCTTGATCAGAATGAAACTCCCGGCTTAGGTGGCAGGATCACAGAAGAGAGTTTTCAAAATCAGTTTGCTGATAAGGAGTTTATTATTGAAAATCGGATCATCGAGTTCAGATTGGTATCAGAGAACGAACCGACAGAGAGAAGGGAGGTTAATCAGATAACGGGAGCAACGGCTTCCAGCCAGGCAGTAGTATCAATGATCTATCGTAATCTAAGGCAAATCAGTCAATTACTGGAAATATCTTATGAATAA
- the purL gene encoding phosphoribosylformylglycinamidine synthase subunit PurL, with translation MNEPQITPELIKSHGINQEEYKLILQKIGREPTFTELGIISVMWSEHASYKNSIQYLKKLPREGKHLMTKTGEENAGVIDIGNGLGVSFKIESHNHPSALEPYHGAATGVGGILRDIFTMGARPIAVLDSLRFGNINNPQVKYLLKGVVSGIADYGNCFGVPTVGGEIYFEDSYEGNPLVNAMAIGILKHSNLMKASAKGVGNYVVYVGSDTGRDGIHGATFASVELTEESEESRTAVQVGDPFMEKLLLEATLEVIELGLVESIQDMGAAGLTCSSSEMAGKAGTGIELEISLVPRREEGMTPYEVMLSESQERMLLIVKPEKFAKVEQVFQKWDLHAVKVGVVTSDGMLRVKEHGDIKAELPAKMLVLGGDAPVYNRETKYPAYLEQVNKFHEDEIEIPQDLNNAMKKLISSPNICSKRDIYRQYDYMVQINTVVEPGSDAAVVRIKETGQGIAATVDCNGKYCYLNPYEGAKGAVAEAARNIVCSGARPLAITNCLNFGNPYKQEMYWTFTEVIRGMSDACLVFETPVTGGNVSFYNENPKGAVYPTPTIGMIGLLDDYHNAIKCGFQDEGDLIILLGDNCRHLGGTEYLKVCHDLIRGNPPSVDLEKEKLLYKTFLELASLKVIKSAHDCSDGGLAIAIAESCFNAEKLLGAEIKMNFKFRPDAELFGEEHSRIICSISPVSLDTLKSICEKNGFPYQIIGTVGGGNLVINDLINVEILELKKEWENALCL, from the coding sequence ATGAACGAACCTCAAATCACTCCTGAATTGATCAAATCGCATGGTATTAATCAAGAAGAATACAAACTGATCCTGCAAAAGATCGGCAGAGAACCTACTTTTACTGAATTAGGGATTATTTCGGTAATGTGGTCAGAACACGCCAGTTACAAGAATTCCATTCAATATTTAAAGAAACTGCCTCGAGAAGGTAAACATCTGATGACCAAGACCGGTGAAGAGAATGCCGGAGTTATTGATATCGGAAATGGTTTAGGAGTTTCTTTCAAAATTGAGAGCCATAATCATCCTTCCGCTTTAGAACCATATCATGGTGCTGCTACAGGAGTAGGGGGGATCTTGAGAGACATTTTTACTATGGGTGCTCGTCCTATAGCTGTTTTAGATTCTCTTCGTTTTGGTAATATAAACAATCCGCAGGTAAAGTATCTTCTCAAAGGGGTTGTCTCTGGTATAGCTGATTATGGTAATTGTTTTGGGGTACCGACAGTAGGCGGAGAAATCTATTTTGAAGATTCTTATGAAGGTAATCCACTCGTTAATGCTATGGCAATAGGGATCCTTAAGCATAGTAATTTGATGAAGGCAAGTGCCAAAGGGGTCGGTAATTATGTCGTCTATGTCGGTTCAGATACAGGCAGGGACGGTATTCATGGTGCTACTTTTGCCTCCGTGGAATTAACTGAAGAATCCGAAGAGAGTCGAACTGCAGTACAGGTTGGAGACCCTTTCATGGAGAAATTGCTCCTTGAAGCGACATTAGAAGTCATAGAACTCGGGTTAGTGGAGAGTATTCAGGATATGGGTGCTGCCGGGTTGACCTGTTCGTCAAGTGAAATGGCTGGTAAGGCGGGTACAGGGATTGAATTGGAAATCTCTTTAGTACCTCGTCGGGAAGAGGGAATGACCCCTTATGAAGTAATGCTCTCCGAATCACAGGAAAGGATGCTTCTCATAGTTAAACCGGAGAAATTTGCTAAAGTAGAACAAGTTTTTCAGAAATGGGATCTACATGCCGTTAAGGTTGGTGTAGTCACTTCAGACGGGATGTTGCGTGTCAAAGAGCATGGTGATATTAAAGCAGAATTGCCTGCTAAAATGCTTGTATTAGGAGGCGATGCCCCAGTATATAATAGAGAAACTAAATATCCCGCTTATTTAGAACAAGTTAATAAATTCCATGAAGATGAGATTGAAATACCACAGGATCTGAACAATGCAATGAAGAAACTCATCTCATCTCCCAATATCTGCTCCAAGAGAGATATTTACAGACAATATGACTATATGGTGCAGATCAATACGGTAGTGGAGCCCGGTTCTGATGCTGCAGTAGTCAGAATAAAAGAGACCGGACAGGGAATAGCTGCCACAGTTGATTGTAACGGGAAATATTGTTATTTAAATCCTTATGAAGGGGCAAAGGGAGCAGTAGCAGAAGCAGCCCGAAATATTGTCTGTTCCGGTGCCAGACCACTTGCTATCACTAATTGTTTAAACTTTGGTAATCCCTATAAACAGGAGATGTATTGGACTTTTACTGAAGTTATCAGAGGGATGAGTGATGCTTGTTTAGTTTTTGAAACTCCGGTTACGGGTGGGAATGTCTCTTTCTATAATGAAAATCCGAAAGGTGCCGTCTATCCAACTCCAACAATAGGTATGATCGGACTGCTTGATGATTATCACAATGCTATCAAGTGCGGTTTTCAGGATGAAGGGGATCTCATTATACTTTTGGGAGATAATTGTCGTCATTTAGGTGGTACGGAATATCTGAAGGTCTGTCATGATCTCATTCGGGGCAATCCCCCCTCTGTTGATCTGGAAAAAGAAAAACTCCTGTATAAGACATTTCTGGAATTAGCAAGTTTGAAGGTCATCAAATCTGCTCATGACTGTTCTGATGGCGGTTTAGCAATAGCTATAGCCGAATCATGTTTTAATGCAGAAAAACTATTAGGTGCAGAAATAAAAATGAATTTTAAGTTCCGTCCCGATGCTGAACTATTTGGTGAGGAACATTCCAGAATAATTTGCTCGATCTCTCCTGTTAGTCTGGATACATTAAAAAGCATTTGTGAAAAGAACGGTTTTCCTTATCAGATCATTGGCACTGTTGGCGGCGGTAATTTAGTCATCAATGATCTGATCAATGTCGAAATTCTGGAACTAAAGAAAGAATGGGAAAACGCACTTTGTCTATAA
- a CDS encoding RnfABCDGE type electron transport complex subunit D translates to MKVQILKQPVMFRVLYALIPITLYSVFLFGWRVLAVVITTNLAAFLSEYVFVRNKPNGKVTSAVFVTGTLLGLILPPTIPLWMAAVGGIVAIVFGKMIFGGFGMNLFNPAIVGRTFLYVTFANYMTVRWVTPFTSLPGGFAAYSNLDNITSATPLVTDKVFSLPQIFTGMIPGSIGETSALLIILAGIYLLLTKTAKWQAMLSTFLSFLLFTIIFNFGVNPLQYLFSGGILFGTVFMVTDPVSMPKNKYAIWIFGLLIGFLTVFIRKFSLWSEGFMFALLLANSFMPIIEYGLTSKKAPVKEKG, encoded by the coding sequence ATGAAAGTGCAGATATTGAAACAACCTGTTATGTTCAGGGTTCTTTATGCCTTAATTCCTATCACATTATATTCTGTCTTTCTTTTTGGTTGGCGGGTCTTAGCAGTCGTAATAACTACCAATCTCGCTGCTTTCCTGAGTGAATACGTCTTTGTCCGCAATAAACCGAACGGTAAAGTAACTTCTGCGGTCTTTGTCACCGGAACTCTTCTCGGTCTCATCTTACCACCCACTATTCCATTATGGATGGCAGCAGTAGGCGGGATCGTAGCAATAGTTTTCGGCAAAATGATCTTCGGTGGTTTCGGCATGAATCTTTTTAACCCTGCTATCGTCGGCAGAACTTTCCTTTATGTAACCTTCGCCAATTATATGACTGTCAGATGGGTTACCCCTTTTACCTCTTTACCGGGTGGTTTTGCTGCTTATTCTAATCTTGATAACATCACTTCAGCTACCCCCTTAGTTACAGACAAGGTATTCAGTTTACCTCAAATATTTACGGGAATGATCCCAGGCTCTATCGGCGAAACTTCAGCCCTGCTGATCATCCTTGCCGGTATATATTTATTGCTGACTAAAACAGCCAAATGGCAGGCAATGCTCTCTACATTTCTCAGTTTTTTACTGTTTACGATCATCTTCAATTTTGGAGTTAACCCTCTACAATATCTCTTTAGTGGCGGCATACTTTTCGGCACGGTCTTTATGGTCACCGATCCTGTCTCTATGCCCAAGAATAAATATGCCATCTGGATCTTTGGACTCTTGATCGGTTTCCTGACTGTCTTTATCCGTAAATTTTCACTCTGGAGTGAAGGTTTTATGTTTGCCCTGCTTTTGGCTAACTCTTTTATGCCTATCATAGAATATGGATTGACATCTAAGAAAGCTCCCGTCAAAGAAAAGGGATAA
- a CDS encoding Sua5/YciO/YrdC/YwlC family protein yields the protein MDMYHDNTRKELVEVAEKYKDLSFSFLHHTGYMYGIGCKADDKNTIERIKQYKERPDNKGFIVLLPSVSALSLTDGEREVRIPGNNFKPIQLKIDLKSLFLLEQYQPGNLTLCLQVIDSKDYEHLMLNGKLAIRVPESQYLRYFIRLLNRPVVSTSVNRPGEEPLKNFKVIRKLDWFDFAILSSKDMKHRSAPSTIVESDNNNLTCHREGFIPFKEVEESYHKPLVLFVCTGNICRSPLAEYYARHIFKQRGLSFRTASAGFIPVTVAISSHSFSVLNNDGIHAGEHYSQHLHEDLIRKAWLILTMEKDHRNLILKAYPACKHKVFTLSGFCGSKGDVEDPFRQDMEKYVNTYQLIKKYIDILADKLILRSKKLVTLYELAKIKPEDVEI from the coding sequence ATGGATATGTATCATGACAATACTCGTAAAGAACTGGTAGAAGTAGCAGAAAAGTACAAAGATCTGAGTTTTTCTTTTCTGCACCATACCGGTTATATGTACGGTATTGGTTGCAAAGCAGATGATAAGAATACTATTGAGAGAATAAAGCAATACAAAGAACGCCCTGATAATAAGGGTTTTATAGTGCTTTTACCCAGTGTTTCAGCTCTTTCTTTGACCGATGGAGAAAGAGAGGTCAGAATTCCGGGCAATAATTTTAAACCGATTCAATTAAAGATAGATCTTAAATCACTTTTCTTATTAGAGCAATATCAACCTGGTAATTTAACCCTTTGCCTGCAAGTTATTGATAGTAAAGATTATGAACATTTAATGCTAAATGGTAAATTAGCTATCCGAGTGCCAGAAAGTCAGTATCTTCGCTATTTTATCAGATTGCTTAACAGACCGGTTGTCAGCACAAGTGTTAATAGACCGGGAGAAGAGCCGTTAAAGAACTTTAAAGTTATCCGCAAATTAGATTGGTTTGATTTTGCTATCCTCTCTTCTAAAGATATGAAACATAGATCAGCTCCTTCAACAATAGTTGAATCGGATAATAACAATTTGACCTGCCACAGAGAAGGATTTATACCTTTTAAAGAAGTGGAGGAGTCTTATCATAAACCGTTGGTACTCTTTGTCTGTACCGGGAATATTTGTCGCAGTCCTTTAGCCGAGTATTATGCTCGCCATATTTTTAAACAAAGAGGGTTGTCTTTCCGAACTGCATCTGCTGGTTTTATTCCCGTTACCGTAGCAATTTCATCTCACTCTTTTTCTGTATTAAATAATGATGGTATTCATGCCGGAGAGCATTATTCTCAACATTTACATGAGGATCTGATTCGTAAAGCTTGGCTCATTCTCACAATGGAAAAAGATCATCGTAACCTGATACTAAAGGCATATCCTGCCTGTAAACATAAGGTTTTCACACTATCCGGTTTCTGCGGTTCTAAAGGTGATGTGGAAGACCCTTTCAGACAGGATATGGAAAAATATGTCAATACCTACCAGTTAATCAAGAAATATATAGATATATTAGCGGATAAGCTTATTTTACGAAGCAAGAAGTTAGTTACCCTGTATGAATTAGCAAAAATAAAACCTGAAGATGTGGAGATATGA